A genome region from Macaca nemestrina isolate mMacNem1 chromosome 15, mMacNem.hap1, whole genome shotgun sequence includes the following:
- the LOC105498492 gene encoding adenosine receptor A2a isoform X2 produces MWRGPGPSRPRPDRDTCGLVLPGSPAGLGGRCLDYPSGLGFSAQRGGAGAARVSKLPAGGARERRGRSRRPSGRRDSGSRRASRRYNGLVTGTRAKGIIAICWVLSFAIGLTPMLGWNNCGQPKEGKNHSQGCGEGQVACLFEDVVPMNYMVYFNFFACVLVPLLLMLGVYLRIFLAARRQLKQMESQPLPGERARSTLQKEVHAAKSLAIIVGLFALCWLPLHIINCFTFFCPDCNHAPLWLMYLAIVLSHTNSVVNPFIYAYRIREFRQTFRKIIRSHVLRQQEPFKAAGTSARVLAAHGSDGEQVSLRLNGHPPGVWANGSAPHPERRPNGYALGLVSGGSTQESQGNTSLPDVELLSHELKGVCPEPPGLDDPLAQGGAGVS; encoded by the exons ATGTGGCGCGGTCCAGGCCCGTCGCGGCCTCGTCCTGACAGGGACACCTGCGGGCTCGTCCTTCCAGGATCACCTGCGGGCCTCGGGGGCCGATGCCTCGACTACCCCTCCGGCCTCGGTTTCTCCGCGcagcggggcggggcgggggcagCGCGGGTCTCAAAGCTGCCTGCAGGGGGCGCCCGTGAGCGGCGCGGCCGGAGCCGGAGACCCAGCGGCCGCCGAGACAGCGGGAGCCGGCGCGCGAGCCGCAG GTACAATGGCTTGGTGACTGGCACAAGGGCTAAGGGCATCATTGCCATCTGCTGGGTGCTGTCGTTTGCCATCGGCCTGACTCCCATGCTGGGTTGGAACAACTGCGGTCAGCCAAAGGAGGGCAAGAACCACTCCCAGGGCTGCGGGGAGGGCCAGGTGGCCTGTCTCTTTGAGGATGTGGTCCCCATGAACTACATGGTGTACTTCAACTTCTTTGCCTGTGTGCTCGTGCCCCTGCTGCTCATGCTGGGTGTCTATTTGCGTATCTTCCTGGCGGCGCGACGACAGCTGAAGCAGATGGAGAGCCAGCCTCTGCCAGGGGAACGGGCACGGTCCACACTGCAGAAGGAGGTTCATGCTGCCAAGTCGCTGGCCATCATTGTGGGGCTCTTTGCCCTCTGCTGGCTGCCCCTACACATCATCAACTGCTTCACTTTCTTCTGCCCCGACTGCAACCACGCCCCTCTCTGGCTCATGTACCTGGCCATCGTCCTCTCCCACACCAATTCGGTTGTGAATCCCTTCATCTACGCCTACCGTATCCGCGAGTTCCGCCAGACGTTCCGCAAGATCATTCGCAGCCATGTCCTGAGGCAGCAAGAACCTTTCAAGGCAGCTGGCACCAGTGCCCGGGTTTTGGCAGCTCATGGCAGTGATGGAGAGCAGGTCAGCCTCCGTCTCAACGGCCACCCGCCGGGAGTGTGGGCCAACGGCAGTGCTCCCCACCCTGAGCGGAGGCCCAATGGCTATGCCCTGGGGCTGGTGAGTGGAGGGAGTACCCAAGAGTCCCAGGGGAACACGAGCCTCCCAGATGTGGAGCTCCTTAGCCATGAGCTCAAGGGAGTGTGCCCAGAGCCCCCTGGCCTAGACGACCCCCTGGCCCAGGGTGGAGCAGGAGTGTCCTGA
- the LOC105498492 gene encoding adenosine receptor A2a isoform X1 codes for MGSSVYITVELAIAVLAILGNVLVCWAVWLNSNLQNVTNYFVVSLAAADIAVGVLAIPFAITISTGFCAACHGCLFIACFVLVLTQSSIFSLLAIAIDRYIAIRIPLRYNGLVTGTRAKGIIAICWVLSFAIGLTPMLGWNNCGQPKEGKNHSQGCGEGQVACLFEDVVPMNYMVYFNFFACVLVPLLLMLGVYLRIFLAARRQLKQMESQPLPGERARSTLQKEVHAAKSLAIIVGLFALCWLPLHIINCFTFFCPDCNHAPLWLMYLAIVLSHTNSVVNPFIYAYRIREFRQTFRKIIRSHVLRQQEPFKAAGTSARVLAAHGSDGEQVSLRLNGHPPGVWANGSAPHPERRPNGYALGLVSGGSTQESQGNTSLPDVELLSHELKGVCPEPPGLDDPLAQGGAGVS; via the exons ATGGGCTCCTCAGTGTACATCACGGTGGAGCTGGCCATTGCTGTGCTGGCCATCCTGGGCAACGTTCTGGTGTGCTGGGCCGTGTGGCTCaacagcaacctacagaatgtcaCCAACTACTTCGTGGTGTCGCTGGCGGCGGCCGACATCGCAGTGGGCGTGCTCGCCATCCCCTTTGCCATTACCATCAGCACCGGGTTCTGTGCTGCCTGCCACGGCTGCCTCTTCATTGCCTGCTTTGTCCTGGTCCTCACGCAGAGCTCCATCTTCAGCCTCCTGGCCATCGCCATTGACCGCTACATCGCCATCCGCATTCCGCTCCG GTACAATGGCTTGGTGACTGGCACAAGGGCTAAGGGCATCATTGCCATCTGCTGGGTGCTGTCGTTTGCCATCGGCCTGACTCCCATGCTGGGTTGGAACAACTGCGGTCAGCCAAAGGAGGGCAAGAACCACTCCCAGGGCTGCGGGGAGGGCCAGGTGGCCTGTCTCTTTGAGGATGTGGTCCCCATGAACTACATGGTGTACTTCAACTTCTTTGCCTGTGTGCTCGTGCCCCTGCTGCTCATGCTGGGTGTCTATTTGCGTATCTTCCTGGCGGCGCGACGACAGCTGAAGCAGATGGAGAGCCAGCCTCTGCCAGGGGAACGGGCACGGTCCACACTGCAGAAGGAGGTTCATGCTGCCAAGTCGCTGGCCATCATTGTGGGGCTCTTTGCCCTCTGCTGGCTGCCCCTACACATCATCAACTGCTTCACTTTCTTCTGCCCCGACTGCAACCACGCCCCTCTCTGGCTCATGTACCTGGCCATCGTCCTCTCCCACACCAATTCGGTTGTGAATCCCTTCATCTACGCCTACCGTATCCGCGAGTTCCGCCAGACGTTCCGCAAGATCATTCGCAGCCATGTCCTGAGGCAGCAAGAACCTTTCAAGGCAGCTGGCACCAGTGCCCGGGTTTTGGCAGCTCATGGCAGTGATGGAGAGCAGGTCAGCCTCCGTCTCAACGGCCACCCGCCGGGAGTGTGGGCCAACGGCAGTGCTCCCCACCCTGAGCGGAGGCCCAATGGCTATGCCCTGGGGCTGGTGAGTGGAGGGAGTACCCAAGAGTCCCAGGGGAACACGAGCCTCCCAGATGTGGAGCTCCTTAGCCATGAGCTCAAGGGAGTGTGCCCAGAGCCCCCTGGCCTAGACGACCCCCTGGCCCAGGGTGGAGCAGGAGTGTCCTGA